The proteins below come from a single Rosa rugosa chromosome 2, drRosRugo1.1, whole genome shotgun sequence genomic window:
- the LOC133732063 gene encoding phytochromobilin:ferredoxin oxidoreductase, chloroplastic: MECSTSSSSSSSLSSFSILRKPCPFVPPFTTTVYRKQQQQQRRPLIQLSAVSYNKFIHFALDESKRRTHLAPSPLQERYNSMVSMDGNAQLQMSSFKATKIRLLRSLCIETQTMQVLDFAVFPEPKFDMPIFCANFFTSADVNIVVLDLNPLHNVIIEREYRDKYYKGLIPLGVKYAELLPWGGKLTSESLKFFSPIVIWTRFTSSPQKYEVLYSAFMDYYKAWLELMDQAVVETNASQIKCNREAQHRYLTWRAEKDPGHGVLKRLIGETQAKDLLVNFLFNGIDKLGSKSFLEYFPEYCCEDGTINQKRSIIGKSYESRPWDRKGEFVSNNFES; the protein is encoded by the exons ATGGAATGCtctacttcttcttcctcttcttcttctttaagcAGCTTTTCCATACTGCGAAAGCCTTGCCCATTTGTACCACCATTTACCACCACCGTTTATaggaagcagcagcagcagcagcggcGACCCCTTATCCAACTCTCCGCAGTTTCTTACAACAAATTCATTCACTTCGCTTTGGATGAGTCCAAACGCCGCACCCATTTGGCCCCTTCTCCCCTCCAG GAAAGATATAATTCCATGGTTTCCATGGATGGTAATGCACAACTTCAAATGTCATCATTCAAAGCTACTAAGATTAGGCTTTTACGTAGCCTATGTATTGAGACTCAAACAATGCAG GTTTTGGATTTTGCTGTCTTCCCAGAACCAAAATTTGATATGCCAATATTTTGTGCCAACTTCTTCACCAGTGCGGATGTTAACATAGTTGTGCT GGACCTCAACCCTTTGCACAACGTTATTATTGAAAGAGAATACAGAGATAAATACTACAAAGGCCTAATACCTCTTGGTGTCAAATATGCTGAG CTTTTACCATGGGGTGGGAAGCTTACTAGCGAGtcattgaaatttttttcaCCCATTGTTATATGGACAAGATTTACGTCAAGTCCACAAAAATATGAGGTTTTATATTCGGCTTTCATGGATTATTACAAG GCATGGCTCGAGCTGATGGACCAAGCAGTAGTGGAGACAAATGCCTCTCAAATTAAATGTAACCGTGAAGCGCAACATCGATATCTAACTTGGAGAGCAGAAAAG GATCCTGGACATGGAGTTCTGAAAAGGTTGATTGGGGAGACACAAGCAAAG GATTTGCTGGTGAACTTCCTGTTCAATGGAATTGATAAACTAGGAAGCAAAAGTTTCCTGGAGTACTTTCCCGAGTACTGCTGTGAGGATGGGACTATAAATCAGAAACGTAGTATAATTGGAAAGTCTTATGAAAGTCGCCCGTGGGATAGAAAAGGAGAGTTTGTTAGTAACAATTTTGAAAGTTAG
- the LOC133731843 gene encoding CRM-domain containing factor CFM3A, chloroplastic/mitochondrial produces MTLVPSRQLYPTSSLSKFHGTHIHLFRYGSSIPYKKQKFHATHYFISSGEQNPPRKSSLLISQYKPTKNLSSCSWIDRWNESRKQNGPRAPRAVLDYQSNESGNLSSSGNDGGSTMDKIVEKLKKFGYIAADKNEGEGQGRERVIEKGSVEDIFYVEEGMLPNSRGGFSAESPLGVENVFGDDDGGEVRFPWEKPREKEKQEDGSVRRRSRTSLAELTLPESELRRLRNMTFQKKHKTRIGGAGVTQAVVEMIHERWKTSEIVRLKIEGPPALNMKRMHEILERKTGGLVIWRSGTSLSLYRGVSYEVPSVQLSKRIFKRNEISSSSSPTVADKSVGEPSVLASYSIVKTPSEVSENTSQEKEETEQLPEVKYEDEVDQLLDSIGPRFKDWPGCDPLPVDADMLAGIVPGFQPPFRILPYGVRSTLGLKEATSLRRLARVLPPHFALGRNRQLQGLAVAMSKLWERSLIAKIALKRGVQLTTSERMAEDIKKLTGGVLLSRNKDFLVFYRGKNFLSAEVTEALVERERLAKSLQDEEEQARLRASAMVMPSVEPAQHFGTAGTLGETLDADAKWGKRLDVHHKEKVTQEAGILRHANLVRKLEQKLAFAERKLMRAEQALSKVEESLKPSKQQADPESITDEERFMFRKLGLKMKAFLLLGRRGVFDGTVENMHLHWKYRELVKIMVNAKTFDQVKKIALALEAESGGVLVSVDKVSKKYAIIVYRGNDYQRPSTLRPKNLLTKRKALARSIELQRQEALLKHIAAVQSRVDRLRSEIEQMDTVKHHGDEALYNKLDSSYPTDDEDTEEEGDDAYLETYNSENDGEEESSFSVHNTCTETNFPYHLQNEDSLAE; encoded by the exons ATGACTCTTGTGCCCAGTCGCCAACTTTACCCAACGAGCTCCTTGTCAAAGTTCCATGGCACCCACATCCACTTGTTCAGGTATGGCTCCTCAATTCCTTACAAGAAGCAGAAATTCCATGCAACCCACTACTTTATCAGCTCTGGTGAGCAAAACCCACCCAGGAAATCAAGTTTGTTGATTTCTCAGTACAAACCCACCAAGAATTTATCTAGTTGTAGTTggattgatagatggaatgaaTCCCGGAAACAAAATGGGCCCAGGGCGCCGCGGGCCGTGTTGGACTATCAGAGCAATGAAAGTGGGAATTTGAGTAGTTCAGGCAATGATGGGGGTAGTACAATGGACAAAATAGTGGAGAAATTAAAGAAATTTGGGTACATTGCGGCGGATAAGAATGAGGGTGAAGGTCAAGGGAGGGAGAGAGTGATCGAAAAAGGTTCTGTGGAGGATATATTTTATGTTGAGGAAGGAATGTTGCCGAATTCTAGAGGTGGGTTCTCGGCGGAATCGCCATTAGGGGTGGAGAATGTGTTTGGagatgatgatggtggtgaGGTGAGGTTTCCATGGGAAAAGCCCagggagaaagagaagcaagaaGACGGTTCGGTCAGGAGGAGGAGTAGGACTTCATTGGCAGAATTGACTCTTCCTGAGTCAGAGCTGAGGAGGCTAAGGAATATGACATTTCAGAAGAAGCACAAGACTAGGATTGGAGGTGCTGGTGTTACTCAAGCAGTAGTGGAGATGATTCATGAGAGATGGAAGACGTCCGAGATTGTGAGATTGAAAATCGAAGGTCCACCTGCACTCAACATGAAGAGAATGCATGAGATATTGGAG CGGAAAACTGGCGGTTTGGTGATCTGGAGGTCTGGCACATCGCTTTCTTTGTACAGAGGTGTGAGCTATGAAGTTCCTTCCGTGCAACTAAGCAAGCGGATATTCAAGAGAAATGaaatttcttcttcatcttcaccaACAGTAGCTGATAAGTCAGTGGGGGAACCTTCTGTGCTTGCTTCATATAGTATTGTAAAGACACCCTCAGAAGTGTCAGAGAATACATCCCAGGAGAAGGAAGAGACAGAACAGTTGCCAGAAGTGAAGTATGAAGATGAAGTAGACCAACTTTTAGATAGCATAGGCCCTCGATTCAAGGATTGGCCAGGATGTGACCCATTACCTGTAGATGCAGACATGCTCGCAGGGATAGTTCCTGGTTTCCAACCGCCATTCAGAATACTTCCTTATGGAGTGCGATCAACTCTTGGTTTAAAGGAGGCAACATCTTTAAGAAGGCTTGCTAGGGTTCTTCCACCACATTTTGCTttag GTCGAAATAGGCAGCTGCAGGGCTTAGCAGTGGCTATGAGTAAACTATGGGAAAGAAGTTTGATTGCAAAGATTGCACTGAAACGTGGTGTTCAGTTGACTACTAGTGAGAGAATGGCTGAAGACATCAAG AAATTGACAGGGGGTGTGCTGCTATCTCGAAACAAGGACTTCTTGGTCTTCTATAGGGGAAAGAATTTTTTGTCTGCAGAAGTCACTGAAGCATTAGTGGAAAGGGAGAGATTGGCAAAATCCCTTCAAGATGAAGAGGAACAGGCCAGGTTGAGAGCATCAGCGATGGTTATGCCAAGTGTTGAACCAGCTCAACATTTTGGTACAGCTGGTACACTTGGGGAGACTCTGGATGCAGATGCTAAGTGGGGAAAGAGGTTGGATGTTCATCATAAGGAGAAGGTGACGCAAGAAGCAGGAATATTGAGGCATGCCAATCTGGTTAGAAAGCTTGAACAGAAGCTTGCCTTT GCTGAACGAAAGCTCATGAGAGCTGAACAAGCCTTATCTAAGGTAGAGGAGTCATTGAAACCATCGAAGCAGCAAGCAGACCCAGAAAGCATTACTGATGAGGAGAGGTTTATGTTTCGTAAGCTTGGTTTGAAGATGAAAGCTTTCCTACTACTTG GTAGACGTGGAGTTTTTGATGGTACAGTGGAGAACATGCATTTGCACTGGAAGTACCGTGAATTGGTCAAGATAATGGTGAATGCTAAAACTTTTGATCaagtaaaaaaaattgcattagcACTTGAAGCTGAAAGTGGAGGTGTCTTGGTTTCAGTAGACAAAGTCTCCAAAAAATATGCTATAATTGTGTACCGGGGAAATGACTATCAGCGACCTTCTACGTTGAGACCAAAGAATCTTTTGACCAAAAGGAAAGCTTTGGCACGTTCTATTGAGCTTCAAAGGCAGGAG GCTCTTCTGAAACATATTGCAGCTGTGCAGAGTAGGGTGGATAGACTGAGATCTGAAATT GAACAAATGGATACTGTGAAACATCATGGAGATGAAGCATTGTACAACAAATTAGATTCTTCTTATCCTACTGATGATGAGGATACAGAG GAAGAAGGCGACGATGCTTATCTTGAAACATATAACAGCGAGAATGATGGTGAAGAAGAAAGCAGTTTCTCAGTTCACAATACTTGCACGGAAACCAATTTTCCTTATCATCTCCAGAATGAGGACTCTCTAGCAGAATAG
- the LOC133727808 gene encoding uncharacterized protein At2g37660, chloroplastic has protein sequence MAFRLSLTSTPNFQISTQKHPRQLPLPLLGFQLKCCSNSISRSKAGAVQAVQQEQEVLQSPASDSNSVPSSSSKLVLVVGGTGGVGQLVVASLLDRNIKSRLLLRDTEKATALFGEHDQETLQVFKGDTRNPEDLDPSIFEGVTHVICCTGTTAFPSKRWSGDNTPEKVDWEGVRNLVSALPRSLKRIVLVSSVGVTKFNELPWSVMNLFGVLKYKKMGEDVLCNSGLPFTIIRAGRLTDGPYTSYDLNTLLKATAGQRRAVLIGQGDTLVGEVSRLVVAEACIQALDIECTEGKIFEVNSVEGEGPGSDQQKWRELFKAAQAQ, from the exons ATGGCTTTCAGACTCTCACTCACTTCCACTCCCAATTTTCaaatctcaacccaaaaacacccTCGACAATTACCTCTTCCTCTTCTGGGTTTTCAGTTAAAATGTTGCTCCAATTCCATTTCGCGCTCAAAAGCGGGAGCAGTTCAAGCTGTTCAACAGGAGCAGGAGGTTCTCCAGTCCCCAGCTTCAGATTCCAATTCTGTTCCTTCTTCCTCGTCCAAGCTCGTTCTCGTCGTCGGTGGTACCGGCGGTGTTG GTCAGCTGGTAGTGGCTTCATTGCTGGATCGGAATATCAAGTCTCGCCTACTATTGCGTGACACTGAGAAAGCAACTGCATTATTTGGTGAACATGACCAAGAAACATTGCAG GTATTCAAAGGGGACACTCGCAACCCAGAAGATCTAGATCCATCTATATTTGAG GGAGTCACACATGTGATTTGCTGCACTGGAACTACAGCCTTTCCCTCGAAGCGTTGGAGTGGGGATAATACACCAGAAAAAGTTG ATTGGGAGGGTGTGAGAAATTTGGTATCTGCACTGCCTCGGTCACTGAAGAGAATTGTTCTTGTATCATCAGTTGGTGTAACCAAGTTCAATGAACTGCCATGGAG TGTTATGAACCTCTTCGGTGTTCTCAAGTATAAGAAGATGGGGGAAGACGTTCTTTGTAATTCTGGTCTACCATTTACAATAATCAG GGCTGGTAGATTGACAGATGGACCTTACACATCATATGATCTTAATACATTGCTCAAAGCTACAGCTGGCCAACGACGTGCAGTCCTAATAGGTCAAG GAGATACACTAGTTGGAGAGGTTAGCAGACTTGTTGTTGCTGAAGCTTGCATACAGGCGCTGGACATAGAATGCACTGAAGGAAAAATATTTGAAGTCAACTCAGTTGAG GGAGAAGGTCCCGGGAGTGATCAGCAGAAGTGGCGGGAATTATTCAAAGCTGCCCAAGCTCAATAA